One Neodiprion pinetum isolate iyNeoPine1 chromosome 1, iyNeoPine1.2, whole genome shotgun sequence genomic window carries:
- the Usp39 gene encoding ubiquitin carboxyl-terminal hydrolase 39 — protein sequence MMASRKQGSKLKRKLVEHGSDSDDDNDAQQKTYRSNSEAPRLCPYLDTINRQFLDFDFEKLCSVSLSRINVYACLVCGKYFQGRGTNTHAYTHSVAESHHVFLNLHTLKFYCLPDNYEIVDSSLDDIKYVLNPTFDKWQISQLDKSDKLSRAIDGSMYSPGIVGMNNIKANDYCNVILQALSHVTPLRDFFLREYNYSHVKRPPGDSSYLLVQRFGELMRKLWNPRNFKAHVSPHEMLQAVVLWSKKRFQFTEQGDPVDFLSWFLNALHLALNGTKKKDSSIIYKTFLGHMRIYTRKIPPLELEESQRSELLNTLEYGETVTESPFLYLTCDLPPPPLFKDQFTENIIPQVNLYTLLNKFNAVAEKEYKTYKENFMKRFEITELPPYLILYIKRFTKNTFFVEKNPTIVNFPVKNVDFGDILTPEVKARHPYTTYDLVANIVHDGEPGQGTYRVHVLHRGTGQWYEMQDLHVTQILPQMITLTEAYIQIYELRREAGFETEGFQTAK from the exons ATGATGGCGTCCAGGAAACAGGGAAGTAAACTAAAGAGGAAATTAGTGGAACACGGCAGTGATTCGGACGACGATAACGATG CGCAGCAAAAAACCTATAGATCGAACTCAGAGGCTCCACGTCTGTGCCCTTACCTCGATACGATCAATCGTCAATTCTTGGATTTTGATTTTGAGAAATTGTGTTCTGTGTCTCTTTCCAGAATCAACGTTTACGCTTGTTTAGTTTGTGGTAAATATTTCCAAGGTAGAGGCACTAACACTCACGCCTATACTCATAGCGTCGCTGAAAGTCATCATGTATTTCTTAATCTTCACACGCTTAAATTTTACTGTTTACCGGACAACTATGAAATTGTCG ATTCATCCCTTGACGACATAAAGTACGTTCTAAATCCTACTTTTGATAAATGGCAAATTTCTCAGTTGGACAAAAGTGACAAATTATCCAGAGCTATAGATGGCTCGATGTATTCACCCGGAATAGTCGGAATGAACAACATTAAGGCAAATGATTACTGCAACGTCATTTTGCAG GCTTTGTCTCACGTTACTCCATTGCGAGATTTCTTTCTGAGAGAATATAATTACTCCCATGTGAAACGACCGCCAGGAGATTCGTCTTACCTTCTAGTCCAGAGGTTCGGAGAGTTGATGAGAAAGTTATGGAATCCCAGAAATTTCAAGGCTCATGTCAGCCCGCATGAAATGCTTCAAGCTGTTGTATTGTGGAGCAAAAAAAGATTCCAATTCACAGAACAAG GTGATCCGGTGGATTTTCTGTCCTGGTTTCTCAACGCGTTGCATCTGGCGCTAaatgggacgaaaaaaaaagactctAGCATTATATACAAAACGTTTCTTGGCCACATGCGAATTTATACACGGAAAATACCGCCACTAGAACTGGAAGAGAGTCAACGAAGTGAGCTTCTGAATACACTCGAGTATGGAGAAACCGTAACTGAAAGCCCTTTCTTGTACCTGACTTGCGATCTGCCCCCACCTCCGCTCTTCAAGGACCAATTTACGGAAAATATCATTCCTCAG GTGAATTTGTATACATTACTAAACAAGTTTAATGCAGTAGCCGAAAAAGAGTATAAAACGTACaaggaaaatttcatgaagAGATTTGAAATCACCGAACTACCACCTTATCTTATTTTGTACATCAAG AGATTTACGAAGAATACTTTCTTCGTCGAGAAGAATCCCACCATCGTTAATTTTCCCGTCAA AAATGTAGATTTCGGTGATATCCTCACGCCGGAAGTTAAGGCTAGACACCCGTACACGACGTACGACTTGGTAGCGAACATAGTTCACGACGGTGAGCCCGGTCAAGGAACGTACAGAGTTCACGTTTTGCACAGAGGCACAGGCCAGTGGTATGAGATGCAGGATTTACACGTGACGCAAATATTACCGCAAATGATTACGTTGACCGAAGCTTACATTCAG ATCTATGAATTACGGAGAGAAGCTGGCTTCGAAACCGAAGGATTCCAGACagcgaaataa